In Silene latifolia isolate original U9 population chromosome X, ASM4854445v1, whole genome shotgun sequence, the following proteins share a genomic window:
- the LOC141617400 gene encoding uncharacterized protein LOC141617400: MSANIARHNPTKYDGLGEPSLLGDCHREFDKIFELLNCPAELKVNQAAYYLRGKAGLWWNRSNEVWREAWKETDEYFITWKGFKETTRTVFVPEHVRSKMRDEFDSFKMTAEMTVESYHNRFMELAEYRAGHAERIVDILKERRKKEEKKEKSEKRKVESFSENIGSKKQNSNQYRSCFANSAPMGGVSRVSDGRSVASGDFVGRCFRCGKLGHKIMDCRVNLGKKGSGNGNGG, from the exons ATGAGTGCTAATATCGCAAGGCACAACCCGACGAAGTATGACGGATTGGGTGAACCATCATTACTAGGAGATTGTCATAGGGAGTTTGACAAGATTTTTGAGTTGCTCAATTGTCCGGCAGAGCTGAAAGTAAATCAAGCTGCCTACTATTTAAGGGGGAAAGcaggtttgtggtggaatcgcaGTAATGAGGTCTGGAGGGAAGCATGGAAGGAGACTGATGAATATTTTATCACTTGGAAAGGTTTTAAGGAGACTACGAGGACTGTATTTGTACCAGAACATGTTAGGAGCAAGATGAGAgatgaatttgattctttcaagatgactgctGAGATGACGGTGGAAAGCTATCACAATAGGTTTATGGAATTGGCAGAATAT cGAGCTGGGCATGCTGAGAGAATTGTTGATATATTAAAagagaggaggaagaaggaggagaagaaggaaaAGAGTGAGAAGAGAAAGGTTGAGTCTTTTAGTGAGAATATTGGGAGTAAGAAACAAAACTCTAACCAGTATCGGTCTTGCTTTGCTAATAGTGCACCGATGGGAGGAGTAAGCCGTGTAAGTGATGGTCGGTCGGTGGCTAGCGGAGATTTTGTTGGTCGTTGTTTTAGGTGTGGTAAGCTGGGGCATAAGATTATGGATTGTAGAGTAAATTTGGGCAAGAAAGGGAGTGGCAATGGGAATGGGggatga